A part of Paenibacillus donghaensis genomic DNA contains:
- a CDS encoding S8 family peptidase, giving the protein MNGQRRLQNPMIKLHQPLRKKLLQTPLSTRNTTAIPVIIQFDHIIKRSRIHALRKQLGAHRMPVTRRLRLLNSIASRVSPKCLRQLCRCSGIRSIYLDRIRKTSLNIATPSIGSATLQKKKGLTGKGINIAILDTGVFAHPDLTRPINRIVAFKDFVNHRERPYDDNGHGTHIAGDAAGNGWVSKGVYQGAAPAAGIVAVKVLDKEGSGYDSTIIQGIEWCVANRKKLKLRILSLSFGGPSGTSCKDDPLCQAVELAVKAGLNVVAAAGNNGPGSGTVESPGISPAAITVGAVDDRRTVVQADDRITGFSSRGPAPGGSRKPDLVAPGESIISLRAPGSALDRQLPYLRYGKAYFVLSGTSMSTPLVSGAIAQLLQQNPSLRPRQVKAILKRNAFRLGLPANTAGSGELNMRFLGVKSAFSKTKSRHS; this is encoded by the coding sequence ATGAACGGACAGCGCCGGCTGCAAAATCCTATGATTAAGCTTCATCAGCCTTTGCGGAAGAAGCTTCTACAAACGCCCCTCTCAACCCGCAATACGACTGCTATTCCTGTAATTATTCAATTCGACCACATAATTAAGCGCAGCAGGATTCATGCGCTGCGTAAACAGCTGGGTGCTCACAGAATGCCGGTTACCAGACGTCTTCGCCTGCTCAATTCAATAGCCTCGAGGGTATCGCCGAAATGTCTACGGCAGCTGTGCCGCTGCAGCGGGATTCGGAGCATTTATCTGGACAGAATCAGAAAGACATCGCTTAATATAGCGACACCCTCCATTGGCTCGGCAACGCTTCAGAAGAAAAAAGGACTTACCGGAAAGGGAATCAACATTGCCATTCTGGACACGGGCGTCTTCGCGCATCCGGACCTGACACGGCCAATTAACCGGATTGTGGCGTTCAAGGACTTCGTCAACCATAGAGAACGTCCCTACGACGACAACGGCCATGGTACACATATTGCCGGAGATGCCGCTGGAAACGGCTGGGTGAGCAAAGGTGTCTACCAAGGTGCGGCTCCGGCAGCAGGAATCGTTGCCGTGAAGGTATTGGATAAGGAAGGCAGCGGTTATGATTCCACGATCATCCAAGGGATTGAATGGTGTGTCGCTAATCGGAAAAAGTTAAAGCTGCGCATCCTTTCCCTGTCCTTTGGCGGCCCGTCAGGCACCTCCTGTAAGGACGATCCCCTCTGCCAAGCGGTGGAACTCGCCGTGAAGGCTGGACTGAACGTCGTTGCTGCCGCCGGCAACAACGGTCCCGGGAGCGGCACGGTCGAATCTCCCGGCATCAGTCCGGCGGCTATTACTGTCGGTGCAGTCGACGACCGCCGCACAGTTGTGCAGGCGGATGACCGCATCACCGGATTCTCCAGCCGGGGGCCTGCGCCGGGAGGCTCCAGGAAGCCGGACCTGGTCGCTCCCGGGGAGTCTATCATCTCGCTGCGCGCACCAGGCTCTGCCCTTGACCGCCAGCTTCCTTACCTGCGTTACGGCAAAGCCTATTTCGTGCTCTCCGGCACCAGCATGTCAACACCACTGGTCTCCGGTGCCATTGCACAATTGCTGCAGCAGAATCCGTCGCTTCGCCCCCGGCAGGTAAAAGCAATTCTAAAGCGGAATGCCTTCCGCCTTGGACTACCGGCCAACACTGCCGGGAGTGGAGAGCTCAATATGAGATTTCTGGGGGTTAAGAGTGCTTTTTCAAAAACCAAATCCCGTCATTCATGA
- a CDS encoding S-layer homology domain-containing protein: MLNSSTRRRFKKIINRSTMCLFFIATLVNTLFPAGLITAEAAAPPSVVIEDFENNLNDNVLVQKRNFSGSMSLESNPKHIRSGMSSVRMDYDYIGIKENPSYIYVGPATALPITGMPKKIGMWIYGNNDGHLIFSKFRDGKGKSFEVEYLDENIGVNWNGWKYIEGDIPQDKVGPIQLEIYMRIEQSVLDKKNKGTVWVDDVRLVYEQDPNEEMGVPQLDMISPGHEAIIDTSSPHIQLLATDSQSGIDPASITLDIDGHSVQSVYEAPTGMISFEPSSAMAGGYHTVQAAVYDMYGNPAQSSSSFYIREGIQYHLDAPSEVISNKTFQLKLQIKNAGELKDAYAKLDYDPQTLEITSAQPTVNASWVTQNEIDSVKGQYQLKLAGISGNTLPADGTVMLLDIAVKPSAKMERGELFKSIAMSDGSFRMTVGEAVYALAAPHQYKIGFPYVLSVKGSSLHSQSTLRVTDDAGVPVEGVSVTLPNALHPQYYAEVKAAQTVVYTNADSASPELSSVSNGHQFFSSGATSGEFTAVLLPDGKVTGWISSSAIEIARLSDSWGQTDAKGEIRTNLATLALTSLDLQAVNGDKVSKMFTLPVVPQLGTDEPEYVRTFVTEDLKTTQSIVWRTAPRIEHGIIQYVKASEFTAFDQPNIMEQAAEPELLLAPDGVGETLFHKGLLQNLSPDTEYQYRVGSPGHWSDPHTFKTEAATPGSFSFLFVTDSHTNSEEAFHIHQNLLSSALSQYPDIRFVMHGGDIVDDGGVMNEWEQDMKATQLYSGEVPSAYTIGNHDVKNGGKQVFTTALGLPNNGMIGQEHLTYSYDYEDTHFVVLNSEADEVDMQKQAVWLRENLNTSSKKWNVAMFHRPAYHTEDGRGPELVTHYLAPVLEEFGVDLVLVGHDHALAWTYPMKNGQPMKDGSQGTVYLAGGSSGWKFYDAVKHDYLEYLYDDNFPVYSAITIDKDHIQIETRKADGEQLQSLIIKKPETPKPDPSPVPSASPVPSASPVPSASPVPSASPVPSASPVPSASPGPSTSPVPSTSPGQNPGAAPGSNPNLLPSQVPTAAPSAAPTQIPVPVENPQSTIFADGVNANRLKETLLAKTSEGLTTSANFTDISNLWSTRTISIYLKLNLINGYKDGTFKPNKSISRAEFATVVTKVFGLMKSDSSLNPLSDVDEHWAKDAISVLSSNGIISGYPDGTFNPDREISRAEIVMILSRIVNFSLATSVEGDIVFRDTANSWNQSQISQAAQIGLIKGRGNGIFAPDQSATRAEALTIILNALCLDPELKALLDQFSN; the protein is encoded by the coding sequence ATGCTGAACAGCAGTACCCGCCGCAGATTTAAAAAGATAATCAACAGGTCAACCATGTGCTTATTTTTTATTGCCACTCTAGTAAACACTCTATTCCCCGCAGGTCTTATTACCGCTGAAGCAGCTGCCCCCCCTTCCGTAGTCATTGAAGATTTCGAGAATAACCTAAACGATAATGTATTGGTGCAAAAAAGAAACTTCTCAGGATCCATGAGTCTGGAGTCTAACCCAAAGCATATCCGTTCAGGGATGAGTTCCGTTCGCATGGACTATGATTACATTGGGATTAAAGAAAATCCTTCTTATATCTATGTAGGTCCGGCAACGGCGCTTCCGATCACCGGAATGCCCAAGAAGATCGGAATGTGGATATACGGCAATAACGACGGACATCTCATCTTCAGCAAGTTTAGAGACGGCAAGGGGAAGTCTTTTGAGGTGGAATATCTGGATGAGAATATTGGTGTGAACTGGAACGGGTGGAAATACATCGAGGGGGATATTCCTCAGGACAAAGTTGGACCGATCCAGCTGGAAATCTATATGCGGATCGAACAATCGGTTTTGGACAAGAAAAATAAAGGGACCGTATGGGTCGATGATGTCCGTCTGGTTTATGAACAGGACCCTAATGAAGAAATGGGCGTCCCTCAGTTGGATATGATATCTCCAGGCCATGAAGCCATTATTGATACCTCTTCTCCACATATTCAACTTCTGGCGACAGATTCCCAATCCGGCATTGATCCGGCGTCCATTACCCTGGATATCGATGGTCATTCCGTACAGTCTGTATATGAAGCCCCTACCGGCATGATTTCTTTTGAGCCCTCCTCAGCCATGGCTGGAGGCTACCACACTGTTCAAGCGGCTGTATATGACATGTACGGCAATCCCGCCCAGAGCAGCAGCAGCTTTTACATTCGCGAGGGGATTCAATATCATCTGGATGCACCTTCGGAAGTGATCAGCAACAAAACGTTCCAGTTAAAGCTTCAGATTAAAAATGCCGGTGAATTGAAGGATGCCTACGCAAAGCTTGATTATGATCCGCAAACCTTGGAGATCACCTCAGCGCAGCCCACGGTAAATGCTTCATGGGTCACCCAAAATGAAATCGACTCTGTAAAGGGACAATACCAACTCAAGCTTGCAGGAATAAGCGGTAATACATTGCCAGCCGATGGTACTGTTATGCTGCTGGATATAGCCGTAAAACCCAGTGCCAAAATGGAACGCGGCGAGTTGTTCAAATCCATTGCGATGAGCGACGGCAGCTTCCGAATGACGGTTGGAGAAGCAGTCTATGCGCTGGCGGCCCCCCACCAATACAAGATTGGTTTCCCTTACGTGCTCAGTGTAAAAGGCAGCTCTCTTCATTCCCAAAGTACGCTTCGGGTGACAGATGATGCTGGGGTACCAGTAGAAGGTGTTTCTGTTACTCTTCCTAATGCGCTACATCCTCAGTACTATGCAGAGGTGAAGGCCGCACAGACAGTTGTCTATACCAATGCTGATTCAGCTTCGCCTGAGCTCTCTTCGGTTTCCAATGGCCATCAGTTTTTTTCAAGCGGGGCCACCAGCGGAGAATTCACTGCTGTACTTTTGCCTGACGGCAAGGTGACGGGTTGGATCTCAAGTTCTGCTATTGAAATCGCGCGCTTATCGGATAGCTGGGGACAAACCGATGCAAAGGGGGAAATCCGGACAAATCTGGCGACGTTGGCCTTAACAAGCCTCGATCTGCAGGCAGTGAACGGGGATAAGGTCAGTAAGATGTTCACGCTTCCTGTAGTCCCGCAGTTGGGTACAGATGAGCCGGAGTATGTAAGAACCTTTGTCACAGAGGATTTAAAAACAACCCAAAGCATCGTTTGGAGAACCGCGCCCCGCATAGAGCACGGGATCATTCAATATGTGAAAGCCAGTGAATTTACAGCTTTTGATCAACCGAATATCATGGAGCAAGCTGCTGAACCAGAGCTTCTATTGGCTCCCGACGGCGTGGGAGAAACATTGTTCCACAAAGGTTTGCTGCAGAATCTGTCACCGGATACGGAATACCAATACCGTGTAGGTTCCCCCGGTCATTGGAGCGACCCGCATACGTTCAAGACAGAAGCGGCAACTCCCGGTTCCTTTTCTTTCTTGTTCGTTACAGATTCCCATACCAATAGTGAAGAGGCCTTCCATATTCATCAGAATTTACTGAGCAGCGCTTTATCCCAATACCCGGATATCCGGTTTGTTATGCATGGTGGGGATATTGTCGATGATGGCGGTGTGATGAATGAATGGGAGCAGGACATGAAAGCGACGCAGCTGTATAGCGGCGAGGTTCCCTCTGCCTACACCATCGGAAATCATGATGTCAAGAATGGCGGGAAGCAAGTATTTACAACCGCCTTGGGCTTGCCGAACAACGGAATGATAGGACAGGAGCATCTGACCTATTCGTACGACTATGAGGATACCCATTTTGTGGTCTTGAACTCGGAAGCTGATGAAGTGGACATGCAGAAACAAGCCGTATGGCTGCGGGAGAACTTAAATACAAGTTCTAAGAAATGGAATGTAGCCATGTTCCACCGTCCTGCCTATCATACAGAAGATGGGCGCGGCCCGGAGCTGGTTACCCATTATCTGGCGCCCGTTCTTGAGGAATTTGGAGTAGATCTGGTGCTGGTGGGCCATGATCATGCACTCGCTTGGACGTATCCCATGAAGAACGGTCAGCCGATGAAGGATGGCAGTCAGGGCACGGTCTATCTGGCTGGAGGTTCCTCCGGCTGGAAATTCTACGACGCGGTCAAGCACGATTACTTGGAGTATTTGTATGATGACAATTTCCCGGTGTATTCCGCTATAACCATTGACAAGGATCATATCCAGATTGAAACCAGAAAGGCCGATGGAGAACAGCTGCAATCTTTGATTATTAAAAAACCTGAAACCCCCAAACCAGACCCAAGTCCGGTGCCAAGCGCAAGTCCAGTGCCAAGCGCAAGTCCAGTGCCGAGCGCAAGTCCAGTGCCGAGCGCAAGTCCAGTGCCGAGCGCAAGTCCAGTGCCGAGTGCAAGTCCGGGGCCGAGCACAAGCCCGGTGCCGAGCACAAGCCCGGGTCAGAATCCTGGCGCTGCACCAGGCTCGAACCCAAACCTGCTTCCAAGTCAGGTGCCGACAGCAGCACCTTCAGCTGCGCCAACACAAATTCCTGTACCCGTTGAGAATCCGCAGTCCACAATTTTTGCTGACGGAGTGAATGCGAACCGATTAAAAGAAACACTCCTTGCTAAGACATCCGAGGGGCTAACAACTTCAGCAAATTTTACAGACATCTCCAATCTATGGAGCACCAGGACCATCTCGATTTATCTTAAACTAAACCTGATCAACGGTTATAAGGACGGTACATTCAAACCGAATAAAAGCATCTCAAGAGCTGAATTCGCCACCGTCGTTACCAAAGTATTTGGACTGATGAAATCGGACTCCTCCCTTAATCCGTTAAGTGATGTTGATGAACATTGGGCTAAAGATGCGATATCCGTTCTGTCTTCGAACGGAATCATCTCCGGGTATCCAGATGGCACGTTTAATCCTGATCGGGAAATAAGCCGCGCCGAAATCGTAATGATTCTATCTAGAATCGTCAATTTCAGCCTTGCCACATCTGTTGAAGGTGACATCGTCTTCAGGGACACCGCAAATTCCTGGAATCAGTCGCAGATTAGCCAAGCCGCACAAATTGGATTGATCAAAGGAAGAGGCAATGGCATATTCGCCCCGGATCAATCTGCAACCAGAGCCGAAGCATTAACCATTATTCTGAATGCCCTTTGTCTAGACCCGGAACTGAAAGCTTTATTGGATCAATTCTCTAATTAA
- a CDS encoding alpha-mannosidase → MFWTEEKLALRLKELEGYRYREAVKLDEWLVAADKEGANGTYPGAITGEQKLRIGDYWTGNDVYLWLHQKVSVPIEWKGSRVVGLFDFGKTGGGNNKGFESLLFLNGVPYQGVDSNHQEVFLEEDTAGKELDFTFRLWSGLNGDGRPVPQEHRIIRAELAVLDEAADNLYYTGRAALDTVKLLAENQIEKQELLMALNRSFNQLDWSRPGSASFYSSVREAEQTLLAALAGLEQKHPVTVTAIGHTHIDVAWLWRLAHTREKAARSFSTVLRLMKQFPEYVFLQTQPQLYAYIKQDYPEIYDQIKQRVEEGRWEAGGAMWLEADCNLTSGESLVRQILYGTKFFREEFGVECKYLWLPDVFGYSWALPQILRKSGIDTFMTTKISWSQYNRMPHDTFRWRGIDGSEVLTHFITTPDAPDAKSWYYTYNGLIEPFTVQGIWNQYQDKNLNRELLLSYGYGDGGGGVNREMLEMRRRLDAMPGIPQVKPGRADEYFERLHETVGSSDQYVHTWDGELYLEFHRGTYTSQAYNKRMNRKLELLYREAEWLQVLLAAETGSFGRYPAEQLAAGWQIILRNQFHDIIPGSSIHEVYEDSRVEYAEAEAIGLEAAAAATTALVSGGEAADLAAPATNADNVATPVDFATSQDNVVTLADLVTSLDSAAVPADPATDADKAAPATTPASGTDTAGRKEYTLFNSALFTSGRLAVIPHPRQHALWVDAAGEPLAAQRCGDSWLVAVPELPQLGSVVISARSGEGEGGRGESTLPPETPFTWQDSRLTTPFYILEWNEAGQLSRIYDRKEAREVLAAGEYGNVLQVFEDKPRMYDAWDIDLFYQEKMRVVTDLLAVELVENGPLSAELQFTWKYIDSSIIQQVKVYAASRRIDFETQIDWQEQQQLLKTAFPVAVRATEATYDIQFGNVKRPTHWNTSWDYARFESVGHQWADLSERGYGVSLLNDCKYGYDIKDHVLRLSLIKSATSPDPFADQGEHRFTYALLPHAGDWAAADTVQEAWALNNPLHAAAGAYAAGSGKSLLTCGAAGIAVDAVKLAEDGSGWIVRLHEYTGARCSAVLGSDYSIVSWQECDLLERPLAREAVSGPAITLEFGPYEIHTLLVKFV, encoded by the coding sequence ATGTTCTGGACTGAGGAGAAGCTGGCGTTACGGTTGAAGGAGCTGGAAGGGTACCGCTACCGTGAGGCGGTAAAGCTGGATGAATGGCTGGTTGCAGCAGATAAGGAAGGGGCGAACGGTACTTATCCCGGGGCCATCACAGGGGAGCAGAAGCTGCGGATCGGGGATTACTGGACGGGGAATGACGTATACCTGTGGCTGCATCAAAAAGTAAGCGTGCCCATAGAGTGGAAAGGAAGCCGAGTGGTTGGACTGTTCGATTTCGGAAAGACGGGCGGCGGGAACAACAAGGGGTTCGAGTCACTGCTGTTCTTGAACGGCGTGCCCTATCAGGGGGTCGATTCGAACCACCAGGAGGTGTTTCTGGAGGAGGACACAGCCGGTAAGGAGCTGGATTTCACCTTCCGGCTGTGGTCGGGACTGAACGGGGACGGGCGGCCCGTCCCGCAGGAGCACCGGATCATCCGGGCTGAGCTGGCGGTGTTAGATGAAGCTGCGGATAATCTGTATTATACCGGCCGGGCGGCGCTTGATACCGTAAAGCTGCTGGCGGAGAATCAGATCGAGAAGCAGGAGCTGCTGATGGCGCTGAACCGTTCGTTCAACCAGCTGGATTGGTCCCGGCCGGGCAGTGCGTCTTTCTACAGCTCTGTACGTGAAGCGGAACAGACGCTGCTGGCCGCGCTTGCCGGACTGGAACAGAAACATCCGGTGACGGTTACTGCCATTGGGCATACCCATATCGATGTAGCTTGGCTGTGGCGGCTTGCGCATACCCGCGAGAAGGCGGCGCGCTCTTTCTCCACCGTGCTGAGGCTGATGAAACAGTTCCCGGAATATGTATTTCTGCAGACGCAGCCACAGTTGTACGCCTATATCAAGCAGGATTACCCGGAAATTTATGACCAGATCAAACAGCGGGTGGAGGAGGGCCGCTGGGAGGCCGGAGGGGCAATGTGGCTGGAGGCGGACTGCAATCTGACCAGCGGGGAATCGCTGGTTCGGCAGATCCTATACGGCACGAAGTTCTTCCGTGAGGAATTCGGGGTGGAATGCAAATATCTGTGGCTGCCTGACGTGTTCGGCTACAGCTGGGCGCTGCCGCAGATTCTGCGCAAGTCAGGCATCGACACCTTCATGACGACCAAGATCAGCTGGAGCCAATACAACCGGATGCCGCATGATACCTTCCGCTGGCGGGGCATCGACGGCAGTGAGGTGCTGACCCATTTCATTACTACCCCGGATGCCCCGGATGCCAAATCCTGGTATTACACTTACAATGGACTCATCGAGCCTTTTACGGTGCAGGGGATTTGGAATCAGTACCAGGATAAGAATCTGAACCGCGAGCTGCTGCTCTCCTACGGCTACGGTGACGGAGGCGGCGGAGTCAACCGGGAGATGCTGGAGATGCGACGGCGGCTGGATGCCATGCCGGGAATTCCCCAAGTGAAGCCGGGGCGGGCGGATGAGTATTTCGAGCGGCTGCATGAAACGGTAGGCAGCAGCGATCAATACGTCCACACCTGGGATGGCGAGCTGTATCTGGAGTTCCACCGGGGGACGTATACGAGTCAGGCCTACAATAAGCGGATGAACCGCAAGCTGGAGCTGCTCTACCGTGAAGCGGAATGGCTGCAGGTGCTGTTGGCCGCCGAGACAGGCAGCTTCGGTCGCTATCCGGCAGAGCAGCTGGCGGCGGGCTGGCAGATCATCCTGCGCAATCAGTTCCATGATATTATTCCCGGTTCCTCCATCCATGAGGTATACGAGGATTCCAGGGTGGAATATGCCGAGGCAGAGGCGATTGGTCTGGAGGCGGCAGCGGCAGCGACGACAGCATTGGTCTCCGGCGGGGAAGCAGCGGATCTTGCGGCCCCCGCCACCAATGCGGACAATGTGGCAACTCCTGTGGACTTCGCCACTAGTCAGGACAACGTGGTAACTCTTGCGGACCTCGTCACCAGTCTGGACAGTGCGGCAGTTCCTGCGGACCCCGCGACCGATGCTGACAAAGCGGCCCCCGCCACAACCCCCGCCTCCGGCACAGACACGGCGGGCCGCAAGGAATATACGCTGTTCAACAGCGCGCTATTCACTAGCGGCAGGTTGGCCGTTATCCCGCATCCCCGGCAGCATGCGCTGTGGGTGGATGCCGCCGGGGAACCGCTGGCCGCCCAGCGCTGCGGGGATTCCTGGCTGGTGGCCGTACCTGAACTGCCGCAGTTGGGCAGTGTAGTCATTTCGGCCCGGTCCGGCGAAGGTGAAGGTGGCAGGGGTGAATCGACTCTGCCGCCGGAAACTCCATTTACCTGGCAGGATTCCCGGCTGACGACTCCCTTCTACATTCTGGAGTGGAATGAAGCCGGACAATTAAGCCGGATCTATGACCGCAAGGAGGCGCGTGAAGTGCTTGCTGCCGGAGAGTACGGCAATGTGCTGCAGGTGTTCGAGGATAAGCCGAGAATGTACGACGCTTGGGACATTGACCTGTTCTACCAAGAGAAGATGCGGGTCGTTACGGATCTTCTTGCCGTGGAGCTAGTTGAGAACGGGCCATTGTCCGCGGAGCTGCAGTTCACCTGGAAGTATATAGACTCGTCCATTATCCAGCAGGTGAAGGTGTATGCAGCCAGCCGCCGGATTGATTTCGAGACGCAGATTGACTGGCAGGAGCAGCAGCAGCTGCTGAAGACGGCTTTCCCGGTAGCAGTGCGGGCTACGGAGGCCACCTATGATATCCAGTTCGGCAATGTGAAGCGCCCGACCCACTGGAATACGAGCTGGGATTACGCACGCTTCGAAAGCGTAGGCCACCAGTGGGCCGATCTCTCGGAACGCGGCTACGGGGTCAGTCTGCTGAATGACTGCAAATACGGCTATGACATCAAGGATCATGTCCTGCGGCTGTCCCTGATCAAATCAGCTACCAGCCCTGACCCGTTCGCCGATCAGGGCGAGCACCGCTTCACCTATGCGCTGCTGCCGCATGCCGGAGACTGGGCTGCTGCGGACACGGTGCAGGAGGCCTGGGCACTGAACAATCCGCTGCATGCAGCGGCAGGCGCATATGCCGCAGGAAGCGGCAAATCGCTGCTGACTTGCGGTGCAGCAGGCATTGCCGTCGATGCAGTGAAGCTGGCCGAGGATGGCAGCGGCTGGATTGTACGGCTGCATGAGTATACGGGAGCACGCTGCTCAGCCGTGCTCGGCAGCGACTACTCCATCGTCTCCTGGCAGGAATGTGATCTGCTGGAACGTCCCCTGGCACGGGAGGCGGTGAGCGGCCCGGCAATCACACTGGAATTCGGGCCTTATGAGATCCATACTTTATTGGTCAAGTTCGTGTAA